The proteins below come from a single Candidatus Omnitrophota bacterium genomic window:
- a CDS encoding NADH-quinone oxidoreductase subunit H, which produces MDALLYILAFLVFPGLLFSGIMGLLVGWVDRKVTARLQWRSGPPWYQNFLDIAKLGLYKETLIPEGVSKVMFLGMPVLALAATTLVSTVVLVANIFPITGFIGDIIVVIYLLLIPPVALMLGGFSSANSVASLGASREMKLMLSYELPFILTLVTVIIKSGYAIRLGEIITYQRMHGDIFASPSGFIAFFVMLLCVQAKLGFVPFDMPEAETEIMSGPYIEYSGKALAIFKLAKAMLLFVIPVILITLYFGGIKLSLGGLLKTVVEYVSILVLIIVIKNTNPRVRIDHAVKFFWGTVTVGALLSVALALIGR; this is translated from the coding sequence ATGGACGCATTGTTATATATATTAGCTTTTCTGGTATTTCCGGGGTTATTATTCTCCGGAATCATGGGGCTCCTTGTGGGCTGGGTTGACAGGAAAGTCACGGCCAGGCTTCAGTGGAGATCCGGTCCGCCGTGGTATCAGAACTTTCTCGATATAGCGAAGCTGGGGTTATATAAGGAGACGCTGATACCCGAGGGTGTATCGAAGGTCATGTTCTTAGGGATGCCCGTTTTGGCCCTCGCCGCTACGACTCTCGTATCTACGGTAGTCCTTGTAGCGAACATTTTTCCCATAACGGGTTTCATCGGGGATATCATAGTCGTCATCTATCTTTTACTTATACCGCCTGTCGCGCTTATGCTCGGAGGTTTCTCGTCGGCGAACTCCGTAGCTTCCCTGGGAGCCTCCAGAGAGATGAAGCTGATGCTCTCATATGAGCTGCCGTTTATATTGACGTTGGTGACGGTAATCATTAAGAGCGGTTACGCGATAAGGCTGGGCGAGATCATTACATACCAGCGCATGCATGGGGATATCTTTGCGAGCCCATCGGGGTTCATAGCATTCTTTGTAATGCTCCTATGTGTGCAGGCGAAACTCGGTTTTGTCCCGTTCGATATGCCCGAGGCCGAAACGGAGATCATGTCGGGGCCATACATAGAATACTCAGGTAAGGCGCTCGCCATATTCAAATTGGCTAAAGCAATGCTCTTATTTGTCATCCCCGTTATTTTGATAACACTCTATTTTGGCGGCATAAAGTTAAGCCTTGGAGGCCTGCTCAAGACCGTGGTAGAGTACGTATCGATACTGGTATTGATCATTGTGATAAAGAATACGAATCCCCGCGTCAGGATAGACCATGCGGTGAAGTTTTTTTGGGGCACAGTAACAGTGGGGGCTCTTTTATCGGTGGCGCTGGCGCTTATAGGAAGATAG
- the nuoB gene encoding NADH-quinone oxidoreductase subunit NuoB, producing the protein MGLKENILTRSINIFHVSSGSCNNCDIEIIDSLTPRFDLERFGVTLVGSIKHADAMLCTGSANRLTIPIIKKLYEQMPKPGFVIVYGACGCSRGLFKDSYNTGAPLDEIIPVDAYIPGCPPKPEATIAALVKLISKIKSNKAKKI; encoded by the coding sequence ATGGGACTAAAAGAGAACATACTTACAAGATCGATAAATATATTCCATGTATCGAGCGGGAGCTGCAATAACTGCGATATAGAGATCATCGACAGCCTTACGCCGCGTTTCGATCTGGAGCGTTTCGGGGTGACGCTGGTCGGCAGCATAAAGCATGCGGACGCTATGCTCTGCACCGGGAGCGCCAATCGCCTGACGATACCTATTATAAAGAAATTATATGAGCAGATGCCCAAGCCCGGCTTCGTTATAGTGTACGGCGCCTGCGGGTGTTCAAGAGGCTTATTTAAAGACAGCTATAATACAGGCGCTCCTCTCGACGAAATAATACCGGTCGATGCGTATATACCTGGGTGCCCTCCGAAGCCTGAGGCAACCATTGCGGCACTTGTCAAATTGATAAGTAAGATAAAATCGAATAAGGCCAAAAAAATATGA
- a CDS encoding NADH-quinone oxidoreductase subunit C, with the protein MTIDDILKNINDHFGDRVLKTEKKSSKRAYLDIYPKDIVDMAGYIFKELGLRFNIASAVDDFDRIEILYHFAYDPSGVIISVRAILNDKDSPSIDTITHVTKAAWWIEREIHELFGVEFEGNEDLRTLLLPDDWPKGVYPMRKSFVVPKRDSRKA; encoded by the coding sequence ATGACGATAGACGATATCCTGAAGAATATAAACGACCATTTTGGCGACAGGGTGCTGAAGACGGAGAAGAAGTCCTCGAAGAGGGCATATCTCGACATATATCCTAAGGATATAGTGGATATGGCCGGATACATATTTAAAGAACTCGGCCTTCGGTTCAATATAGCCAGCGCGGTGGATGATTTCGACAGAATAGAGATACTCTACCACTTCGCGTACGATCCCTCCGGCGTAATAATATCGGTAAGGGCAATATTGAATGATAAAGACAGCCCGTCCATCGATACCATCACCCATGTCACTAAGGCGGCGTGGTGGATAGAGAGGGAGATACATGAGCTATTCGGCGTGGAATTTGAAGGTAACGAGGACCTGAGGACGCTCCTCTTGCCCGACGATTGGCCGAAAGGCGTTTATCCGATGAGGAAGAGCTTCGTTGTGCCTAAGAGAGATTCGAGGAAAGCATGA
- a CDS encoding nickel-dependent hydrogenase large subunit: MSDNRSTIPVGPYHPLQEEPEFWKLIVDGETVVDVDVRIGYNHRGIEKISESKSFDQSLFIVERICGICSSSHPIACAQAIEDICNIEVPERALYIRTITQELERIHSHMLWLGLAGHFIGYNTVFMWGWKYREPICDIMETITGNRQNYAMHKVGGVRRDIEKEHVSYILTRLDEFLKQLDMLKGAILDDPVLHARLKGVGILTREAAIEYSALGPVARASGVDIDVRRDHPYGVYSKLKWNVITQDEGDVFAKAVVRILEMFESASIVRQCLDKMPEGPIDSKPKDITPGEGIGVIEAPRGECFHYVKCDGTNSPVRHKIRAPTYMNFPTFRETVVGQTVSDATIIMASIDPCYCCTERMAIVDTNDKELLKAEDLIRLSQEKTRRIKEKLGVK; this comes from the coding sequence ATGAGCGATAATAGATCGACGATACCTGTAGGACCATACCATCCGCTCCAGGAAGAGCCGGAGTTCTGGAAACTCATCGTGGACGGCGAGACTGTGGTCGACGTAGATGTCAGGATCGGCTATAATCACCGCGGCATAGAGAAGATTTCGGAGTCGAAGAGCTTCGACCAGTCGCTCTTCATAGTGGAGAGGATATGCGGGATATGTTCTTCGAGCCATCCGATCGCTTGCGCTCAGGCGATAGAGGACATCTGTAATATCGAGGTGCCCGAAAGAGCGCTATACATAAGGACGATCACGCAGGAGCTCGAGAGGATACATTCGCATATGCTGTGGCTGGGATTAGCGGGCCACTTCATCGGATATAATACGGTATTTATGTGGGGGTGGAAGTACAGGGAGCCGATATGCGATATCATGGAGACCATAACCGGCAACCGCCAGAATTACGCTATGCACAAAGTCGGCGGGGTCAGGCGCGATATTGAAAAGGAGCACGTATCTTACATATTGACCAGGCTCGATGAATTTTTAAAACAGCTGGATATGCTGAAGGGCGCGATCCTGGATGATCCCGTCCTCCACGCGCGGTTAAAAGGCGTCGGGATACTGACGAGAGAAGCCGCGATAGAGTATTCAGCCCTTGGCCCGGTGGCCAGGGCCTCAGGCGTCGACATAGACGTAAGGCGCGACCATCCGTATGGCGTATACAGTAAATTGAAATGGAACGTTATCACGCAAGACGAAGGCGACGTTTTCGCTAAGGCGGTAGTGAGGATACTCGAGATGTTCGAATCCGCCAGTATCGTGAGACAGTGCCTCGATAAGATGCCGGAGGGCCCGATAGATTCGAAACCGAAGGATATAACGCCGGGCGAGGGCATCGGAGTGATAGAAGCCCCGAGAGGCGAATGTTTCCATTATGTAAAGTGCGACGGCACAAACTCGCCTGTCCGCCACAAGATCCGCGCCCCAACCTATATGAACTTTCCGACATTCAGGGAGACGGTCGTGGGCCAGACGGTATCGGACGCCACTATAATAATGGCGTCGATAGACCCTTGCTATTGCTGTACGGAGAGAATGGCTATCGTGGATACAAATGATAAAGAGCTGCTGAAAGCAGAAGATCTGATCAGGCTTTCGCAGGAGAAGACGCGCAGGATAAAAGAAAAGCTCGGGGTAAAATAA
- a CDS encoding proton-conducting transporter membrane subunit → MFNNPLLILVTAPIAAGFLALAATDRFKTAAKLLAGIVTAACLAGSIHIFIKKPVSWYCLDAVILRADNLSAFIAMAVSLFAFLITVYSFGFTERLFGRYFGYLLMTLGASLGVLFANNFIVMIVFWGFLALMLYLLVNLEGTQEAALSSRKALVIIGGTDAVMILGIALIWSVTGTLSMDKVRLPMTNALTYIAYFSIVMASFAKAGAMPFHSWLPDVAEDAAASVSAYLPASLDKLLGIYLLARASLDLFITTKASNLVLVMVGAFTIIMAVMMALVQHNYKRLLGYHAVSQVGYMILGIGTGTAVGIAGGLFHMLNNAIYKSCLFLTAGAVEKRTKTMDLDKLGGLAKFMPLTFIACLVASLSISGIPPFNGFVSKWMIYQGIIESAGSGGKLWVVWLSAAMFGSALTIASFMKLLHAAFLGRCSDGVKDVREVSPSMYIPMLMLAAICVLFGVFAFQLPIPLFIVPSIAGSLAYIGTWGSILATVLILAGLVLGLFIYWLLKSGSFRVVDNFVGGTPSEKLPRISGTEFYNTIKDIAPIGRIYKEEESGNLDLYNVGLKAVNFFTAPLRRLHNGVLPTYLVWCFLGMIAMFLFLVVR, encoded by the coding sequence ATGTTCAACAACCCGCTTTTAATACTGGTAACGGCGCCGATCGCGGCAGGTTTTCTCGCCCTCGCTGCGACTGACAGGTTTAAGACTGCCGCGAAACTTTTGGCGGGTATCGTCACGGCCGCCTGCCTTGCCGGCAGTATACACATTTTCATTAAAAAACCGGTCAGCTGGTATTGTCTCGACGCGGTCATCTTACGCGCCGATAATCTCTCCGCTTTCATCGCTATGGCGGTCAGCTTATTTGCCTTTCTTATAACGGTATATTCGTTCGGTTTTACGGAGAGATTGTTCGGCAGATATTTCGGTTATCTCTTGATGACATTGGGCGCGTCATTGGGTGTCTTATTCGCCAATAACTTTATTGTCATGATCGTCTTCTGGGGATTTCTGGCGTTGATGCTCTACTTGCTGGTCAACCTGGAGGGGACGCAAGAAGCGGCCCTCTCAAGCCGCAAGGCGCTCGTCATCATCGGCGGGACAGACGCTGTAATGATATTAGGTATAGCGCTGATATGGTCTGTCACGGGGACTCTCTCGATGGATAAGGTGCGTCTTCCTATGACAAACGCGCTTACCTACATCGCGTATTTTTCGATAGTGATGGCGAGTTTCGCGAAGGCGGGAGCGATGCCGTTCCACTCATGGCTTCCCGATGTGGCAGAGGATGCAGCAGCTTCCGTATCCGCGTACCTGCCGGCTTCGCTCGATAAGCTACTGGGTATATACCTTCTCGCGCGTGCGTCACTTGATCTCTTTATCACGACGAAAGCGTCTAACCTTGTGCTCGTGATGGTAGGGGCATTCACGATAATAATGGCTGTAATGATGGCGCTAGTTCAGCATAATTATAAGAGGCTGCTCGGATATCATGCTGTTTCTCAGGTAGGATACATGATCCTCGGCATAGGCACCGGCACGGCGGTAGGTATTGCGGGCGGACTTTTTCACATGCTCAATAACGCGATCTATAAATCCTGCCTTTTCCTTACAGCCGGCGCAGTAGAAAAGAGAACGAAGACTATGGACCTTGATAAGCTGGGCGGACTTGCGAAATTCATGCCGCTGACGTTTATAGCTTGTCTTGTAGCGTCGCTTTCCATATCGGGCATACCGCCGTTCAACGGCTTCGTCTCCAAGTGGATGATATATCAGGGTATTATCGAATCTGCCGGATCCGGCGGTAAACTCTGGGTGGTGTGGCTAAGCGCGGCAATGTTCGGAAGCGCGCTCACGATAGCAAGTTTCATGAAGCTTCTGCATGCGGCCTTCCTGGGGCGCTGCTCGGACGGTGTTAAGGATGTCCGTGAAGTCTCGCCGTCGATGTATATTCCGATGCTTATGCTGGCCGCGATATGCGTCCTCTTCGGCGTATTCGCTTTCCAGCTGCCGATCCCGTTATTCATAGTGCCTTCCATAGCAGGGAGCTTAGCATATATAGGGACGTGGGGCTCGATACTCGCCACGGTGCTTATCTTAGCGGGATTGGTATTGGGTCTCTTTATATATTGGCTGTTGAAGTCCGGAAGCTTCCGGGTTGTCGATAACTTCGTGGGCGGGACGCCTTCGGAAAAATTGCCCCGCATCTCCGGAACGGAGTTTTATAATACGATAAAAGATATAGCGCCCATAGGCAGGATATATAAGGAAGAAGAGTCCGGGAATCTGGATCTTTATAACGTCGGCCTTAAAGCGGTTAACTTTTTCACAGCGCCGCTCCGGCGCCTGCATAACGGAGTGCTGCCGACTTATCTGGTCTGGTGTTTCCTGGGCATGATAGCGATGTTTCTGTTTCTAGTAGTAAGATAG
- a CDS encoding DUF4040 domain-containing protein: MEINLLLLFMIAAAVIAVAVKDLLSSVIAVGAVGIGLSMAFLVMKAPDLAIMQLVVEILSLIILIRATIRKDLPFSTSGRWAFNTVSTVIFLAVFLAFAYFSFAGIHKFGSPLMRVSQEYLSQAQARTGIQNVIAAITLNYRAIDTLGEAAALFTAVVGVLTVARKIWRREDAKYESR; encoded by the coding sequence GTGGAGATAAATCTTTTACTGTTATTCATGATAGCAGCGGCTGTGATCGCGGTCGCGGTTAAGGACCTTCTCTCGAGCGTTATAGCGGTGGGGGCGGTCGGCATAGGACTATCGATGGCATTCCTTGTAATGAAGGCGCCCGACCTGGCCATCATGCAGCTCGTCGTCGAGATCCTCAGCCTGATAATACTTATCCGCGCTACCATAAGAAAGGACCTTCCTTTCAGCACGTCAGGCAGATGGGCCTTTAATACGGTCTCCACGGTTATTTTTCTGGCGGTCTTCCTGGCCTTCGCGTATTTTTCATTTGCCGGCATACATAAGTTCGGCAGCCCGCTTATGAGGGTATCACAGGAATATTTGAGCCAGGCTCAGGCGAGGACGGGGATCCAAAATGTTATAGCGGCGATAACGCTTAATTACCGCGCGATCGATACGCTCGGCGAGGCTGCGGCGCTCTTTACGGCAGTTGTCGGCGTTCTGACCGTTGCGCGTAAAATCTGGCGAAGGGAAGACGCTAAATATGAATCCCGTTAA
- a CDS encoding sodium:proton antiporter has protein sequence MITYFLCLVLFAIGLFCVVRKRNIIKIIIGIGIMEYAINLFFVLVGYRTHGRSPIFARDQMVTNMVDPLPQSVALTAIVISLSVTLMLVAVAIRIYERYGTFDITKINRLKG, from the coding sequence ATGATCACATATTTCTTATGTCTGGTCCTCTTTGCGATAGGGCTATTCTGCGTTGTCAGGAAGAGGAATATTATAAAGATAATCATAGGTATAGGTATCATGGAATATGCCATCAATCTCTTCTTCGTCCTGGTGGGCTATCGCACTCATGGCCGCTCGCCGATATTCGCGCGCGACCAGATGGTTACCAATATGGTCGATCCCCTGCCGCAGTCGGTGGCGCTTACAGCGATCGTGATCAGCCTTTCCGTTACGCTGATGCTGGTGGCTGTCGCGATAAGGATCTATGAGAGATACGGCACATTTGACATAACGAAGATAAACAGGCTAAAAGGATAG
- a CDS encoding proton-conducting transporter membrane subunit yields the protein MAPFFLIIPLAAAFIMTLISRTDERIRDVFAILVAISLPVLSILTLMKVAIPAGSVLVHRMSGFMPPAGIAFVVDGLSAFMLVTVNSVALFVIVYSSGYMKKYTDKWKFYALFFMMISGINGVLIASDIFNLYVFMEIAAIAAYFLVAFGTGAEELEASFKYAIMGTVASAFILLGIAFLYGYTSTLNMMDMASVISTLPQVRTIQFISVLFLMGFGLKAALVPFHAWLAYAHSSAPAPVSAMLSGVLIKALGIYAIARIFFSVFGMSAEICQILIALGVLSMIVGAILAFGQSDIKKIFAYSTVSQIGYISLALGVATPLAFVGAIFHLFNHSAVKSLLFLNSGSIEHMTGTRELSRISGVVKNAPVTGYTTLLGALSISGVPPFGGFWSKLIIIFACIQAGHPFLALIAVLVSVMTLAYYFVSMTGVLFGVKADAAGFVNKIHPAMKAGVIAMALIVLFAPLALLPDVKKILIDGAVSVLVNGRAYADMMLGAIK from the coding sequence ATGGCACCATTTTTTCTAATAATACCTCTTGCTGCAGCGTTCATAATGACGCTTATATCAAGGACGGACGAGCGCATCAGGGACGTTTTTGCTATCCTTGTGGCTATTTCACTTCCGGTGCTGTCCATATTAACATTGATGAAGGTGGCAATACCTGCGGGCTCCGTTCTTGTCCATAGGATGTCGGGTTTCATGCCGCCGGCAGGGATAGCTTTTGTCGTCGACGGCCTCTCGGCCTTCATGCTCGTCACCGTGAACTCGGTCGCGCTCTTTGTGATCGTCTATTCGTCCGGCTACATGAAGAAGTATACCGACAAATGGAAATTCTATGCGTTATTCTTCATGATGATCTCCGGAATAAACGGTGTCCTGATAGCTTCAGATATATTCAACCTGTATGTATTTATGGAGATCGCGGCTATAGCGGCGTACTTCCTTGTGGCGTTCGGCACAGGGGCGGAGGAACTCGAGGCCTCATTCAAGTATGCGATAATGGGCACCGTCGCCTCCGCGTTCATATTGCTGGGCATAGCCTTCCTCTATGGCTACACTTCGACGCTTAATATGATGGATATGGCTTCTGTGATATCGACGCTGCCCCAGGTGCGGACCATACAATTTATCAGTGTGCTCTTTCTTATGGGCTTCGGCCTTAAAGCGGCGCTGGTGCCATTCCACGCATGGCTTGCGTATGCGCACTCATCTGCTCCGGCACCGGTATCCGCGATGCTGTCGGGCGTCCTGATAAAAGCCCTCGGTATATATGCCATAGCGAGGATATTCTTCAGCGTCTTCGGTATGAGCGCCGAGATCTGCCAGATACTCATTGCGCTTGGCGTGCTCTCTATGATCGTCGGGGCCATACTCGCGTTCGGCCAGTCGGATATTAAAAAAATCTTCGCGTATTCTACAGTGAGCCAGATAGGATATATCTCTCTGGCGTTGGGAGTGGCTACGCCGCTCGCGTTCGTCGGGGCGATCTTCCACCTATTTAACCATAGTGCGGTCAAATCTCTTCTGTTCCTGAATTCAGGCTCGATAGAACACATGACAGGGACCAGGGAGCTTAGCAGGATATCGGGTGTGGTTAAAAACGCGCCGGTTACCGGCTATACGACGCTTTTGGGAGCTCTATCGATCTCAGGCGTGCCGCCATTCGGCGGGTTCTGGTCGAAGCTCATAATAATATTCGCCTGTATCCAGGCGGGCCATCCGTTTCTTGCCCTCATCGCCGTTCTGGTAAGCGTTATGACACTGGCTTATTATTTTGTCTCGATGACGGGCGTCCTTTTCGGAGTCAAAGCGGATGCCGCAGGTTTCGTGAATAAGATCCATCCGGCGATGAAGGCCGGTGTCATTGCCATGGCCCTTATAGTGCTCTTTGCGCCGCTTGCGCTTCTTCCGGATGTTAAAAAGATATTGATTGACGGCGCGGTCTCGGTCCTCGTAAACGGAAGGGCTTACGCGGATATGATGCTTGGAGCGATTAAATGA